The genomic segment CACCACAAGCTCCACGACAAGGACTGGACCGCCACCCTTGACCACACCACCGGCAACGTCACCTGGACCAGCCCCACCGGCCGCGTCATCATCGTGCCCCCACCCGACCCGCCACTGTGGGGATAGCGCACCATGAGCGCTCCCCAGGCGGCAGGTCCCCGTAAGCCGTCCGGGCCCGCCCTCCCCCAGCACGCCGGTGGTCATCGTCGCCGAGGACGGTCTCGCCCGTGTGCACGCCGACCCGGATGCGCACCCCGTGCTCGGACCGCTGTGTGAGCGCGGCTATGTCGCGCTGCACGGCGATCATGCACTCAAGGCCTCCGCTCCCAGCCAAGACCGGACCGGTGCGCAGTGGGCCGAGGGGGGAGGTCAGCATGAACCCTTCGCCCTTGGACTTGACCTCCACGTCGTGGCGGACCAAATAGTCGCGCACGACCCCGGTGTGGGTATTCAGCGAATGGGCGGTCCGCAGGTAAGCCGCTGAGCGGGGCAGGTGTTGAGGGACAGCCTTGATGGCGTTGCGGCTGGTCAGGGGTGGAGCCGGGGAGGGGAATCGAACCCCTGACCTGCGCTTTACAAGAGCGCCGCTCTGCCGTCTGAGCTACCCCGGCGGGCAGGCCAGCCTACTGGGACGGACGTGACCCCGAGACGGACGTGACCCCGAGACGGGCGCTTCCTGCTGGCAGGCGAGAGCCCGCGAGGCGGCGTCAACCGGCGTGGCGGATCATGAACTCGTGGTCTGGGTCGGCCACGAGGTCCGGGGCCGGTGGCGTCGTGTCCTTCGACGTCTCGGTCTCCTCTGGCGTGACCGGGTCGGGCAGCTCGTTCCACAGTGCCTGACGCTCGTCCGCCTTGGCAGCGGCAGTGGACGAGGGAGCGGCATCGGTCGCCTCGGTGTCGTGCTCGGTCTCGCTCATGGCCCATGCCTTCCGTTTGCTGTCCCCGTCCATGGTGGCCCGCCGTGCGGGTTCCGTCCACCGTGCCCGACCGGACGGGATCCTTGGGCGTTGCCCACCGGCTACCTACACTGGCTGGGACATCCAGGACTGGAGCGCACCAGCTGATGGACGACGACGACCGGCCTCTCGACGAGCGCGATCAGGCGTTGCTGGACTTCGAGCGGGACTGGTCGGCCCATGCGGGGCACAAGGAGGAGGCGGTTCGCGCGCGGTTCGGGATCTCCTCCGCGCGCTACTACCAGTTGCTGAACCGCGTGCTGACCCGGCCTGCGGCACTCGCCTACGACCCGTTGACGGTGCGCCGGCTGCGGCGCCGCCGCGAGCAGCGCACCGCCCAGCGCGCCGGTCGGACGCTCGGCGAGCGTCCCGGCCAGTAGCGGGGAGCCAGCACTCGTGGGCCGTCACGCCGATCCTGACCCGCACCACTTCTGGCGCTCACTCGCCGCGGCGTTCGTGCGGGCCACGCTGGCCCTGGGCCTGGTCGTCGGGTTGTTCGCCGCTGTGTCAACCATCGGTGACGACCCGCCCGGGGACGGGCCGGCCATGCTCGGCGGCCCCGACGCGATCCACGACGGCGCCCTGCCCTCGGTGCCCGAGGGTCACGGGGACAGCGATGGCCCCGAGGACACCGGAGACGACGCCGGGACCGAGGACGCCGGGACCGAGGACGCCGAAGACGCCGAAGACACCGAGGGCGACGCGGACACCGAGGGCGACGCGGACACCGAGGGCGACGCGGCCGCGGACGAGGGGCCGGGCGACGCGGCCGCGGACCAGGTGCCGGGCGCTGCGGCAGCGGCGCCCGAGGAGACGCGGGTGCAGATCCTCGACGGGGTGAACGACCCTGCGCGCCTCGCGGAGCTCGTCGCCGCGCTCGAAGCGCTCGGCTACCAGGTGGTGGCCACGAACCCGGCCAGCACCGCGTACGCGGCCACCACGGTGTTCTACAGCGAGGGCCAGGAGTCGGCCGCGCAGGCGCTGCAGACCCGGGACCCGCGCATGGCGGTGCTGCGCCCCGCCTCGGGGCTCTCCGACACGGTCGACCTGCACATCGTGCTCGGCGCCGACTGGGCACCCTGAGCCGGGTGGCCGGCGGCGGCGGGCGACCCTTCGTCGCAGCCGGAGGGGCCGGTCCCGTCGGCTACCATGGCGGCGACGTCGATGGCCACCACGCCGGTTTCCCGGCGGACACGGAGCGGCACGTGATTAGCGGATTGCAGACCCTGCGAGTGATCGCGATCGCCGCGGGCGGGACATTCTTCCTCCTCGTCCTGCCGTCTGCCTTCGTGGCGTCCGGTGGCTTCTTCCAGATCGGCGCGCAGGTGCCCCACGTGGCCTTCGTGCTGCTGGGTGCGGCCGCAGCCGCGCTCGTGGTCCGCTGGCTGCAGCTGCGCGAGTCGCACACACCGCGCACCGCCCAGGACATCGCCCTGCTCTACCGCACCCGCTTCCTCCTGTCGGTCGCCGCGGCGCAGATCCCCGGCATCCTGGCCTTCGGGTTCAGCATCTTCGCCCGTCCCTTCCCCGGCCTGGCGGTCATGCTCGGGGTCCTGGTCACCGCCGGCCTGGTGTGGGTGGTCGCACCCACCACCCGGACCCTCGACCGCCTCCAGGACGAAGCCCGCGAGCACCAGATCCACGCCGACGTCCGCGGCGTGCTCGACGAGCTCTACACCTGGCGGCCGTAGCGCGGCGCCCCGCCGAGCCGGGTCAACGGGCCAGTGAGTCACCGCAGCGCCTGTGCCTGTGCCGCCCGCATCGACGGGCGCCCGTCCGCGGTGGTCAGCAGCGACCCGCCGGGGCCGAGCAGGGTCCCGTCAAGGTCGGTGTAGAGGACCCGGAGTGGGGGCAGCCCGGCGAGGTGGCCGGCCAGGCCGGCTCATCCGATCCTGAGCGGGTGCTCGATGAGGTGGGGATCGGGCTCCGGCCCGCAGGGGGCGAACCAGGGGGCGTGCGCGGCCGCGTCGGGGCACAGCCGCCATTTCCGGCCGACCCGGTCGACGCCGATCGGGTACACGGTCAGAACGCCGTCGCCGCCGACGTGCAGGCGGAGGACGTGCTTGAGATCTTGGTGGTGCAGCGGGGCGTACCCCTCGTTGCCGTGCAGGCCGAGCAGGTTGGTGGCCCAGAGATAACCCGATATCCCCACCGTCCCGCCGATGCCGCCGAGCAGGAACACCAGACCGAGGAAGATGACGAAGGACCACGCGCCTTCCAGCCCGGCTCCGGATGACAGACGGGAGGCGACGATCATGACCCCGGCCACGGCCGCGAGCTGCAGCAGCGAATGGATGGATCCGAGCAGAAGGCGGTTCACGCCGCTGGCGCCGTGGGCGAAGCGCACCATCGCCGCCAGCGAGGCCATCAATGCCAGGATCATCAGGAAGGCTGTGGGACTCTCCCACAGGGCGAGGCGCAGGTCGTCGACGCCGATCGCCACATGGCGGTCTCGCACATGCAGCTCGAGCATGAAGACCAACAGCACCTGGAGAATGCCGAAGGCCGCGGCCAGAGGCACGTTGTAGAGCGGGAGCAGCCAGATCCGTCTGCGCAGCCGTCGTGACGCTGCCGGCGACGGATAGGTGGCGGCCCGGCGGTAGGTGACGGGCCCGCCGGCTGCGGGCAGCGCCATGTGCTCAGGGAGGTTGTGGGTGGGGTGCAGGAAGGCGCCACCGCCGCCGGAGGTGATGTGTTGGCGGGGCCCGCCCTCCTCCGCGCAGCGGGAGTAGTAGTGCTTGCCGCTCTGCAGGTACACCAACACCTGAGCACCGCTGGGCTGGATGACCTCACGCTCCAGGTACGCCACATCCCGGTCGGAGTGGATCTCCTCCTGCTTCCGACCGCTCGCGACCTCCTTGCCCATGCACAGGATGATGCG from the Egibacteraceae bacterium genome contains:
- a CDS encoding DUF3263 domain-containing protein, whose translation is MDDDDRPLDERDQALLDFERDWSAHAGHKEEAVRARFGISSARYYQLLNRVLTRPAALAYDPLTVRRLRRRREQRTAQRAGRTLGERPGQ
- a CDS encoding LytR C-terminal domain-containing protein, with the translated sequence MGRHADPDPHHFWRSLAAAFVRATLALGLVVGLFAAVSTIGDDPPGDGPAMLGGPDAIHDGALPSVPEGHGDSDGPEDTGDDAGTEDAGTEDAEDAEDTEGDADTEGDADTEGDAAADEGPGDAAADQVPGAAAAAPEETRVQILDGVNDPARLAELVAALEALGYQVVATNPASTAYAATTVFYSEGQESAAQALQTRDPRMAVLRPASGLSDTVDLHIVLGADWAP